From Chryseobacterium gallinarum, one genomic window encodes:
- the mqo gene encoding malate dehydrogenase (quinone), protein MSQSLTSRTPKPKYDVVLIGGGIMSATLATLLHEFDPNLEIAIFERLGRFAKESTAAWNNAGTGHSAFCELNYTPEKPDGTIDITKAESIAEQFEISKQFWAYLLTKGYIQEPKDFINSCPHMSLVFGEKDAEYLKKRYDKMSKSVLFEGMEFSTDHEKLREWIPLVMSKRNKSEVMAATKMDMGTDVNFGTLTRKMGRHLLEDSNVEVFLYHEVKDIDPREDGKWEMKVKDRIHNHKQEVVADFVFIGAGGYALPLLDSSDIKESEGYGGFPVSGQWLVTHNQELVEKHQAKVYTQATVDAPPMSVPHLDLRIIDGKKALLFGPFAGFSTKFLKEGSYLDLPESVNTKNLRSLFGAWWHNIPLTKYLIQQVAMTKSQRIQHLREFIKDAKEEDWELKVAGQRVQIIKKDEKEGGKLEFGTEVVVNQKGTIASLLGASPGASTAVHAMLNVIEKCFPEKLHGEWKSKLLEMVPSYGKKLAEHPELTKELRDYTKEKLELKY, encoded by the coding sequence ATGTCACAATCGCTTACAAGCAGAACTCCAAAACCTAAATATGACGTTGTACTGATAGGAGGCGGAATCATGAGCGCCACATTAGCGACTCTGCTTCATGAATTTGATCCGAACCTTGAAATTGCTATCTTTGAAAGACTTGGAAGATTTGCCAAAGAAAGTACAGCCGCCTGGAATAATGCAGGAACAGGACATTCCGCTTTTTGTGAGCTTAATTATACTCCCGAAAAACCTGACGGAACAATAGATATTACAAAAGCGGAAAGCATTGCAGAACAATTTGAAATTTCAAAACAATTCTGGGCTTATTTGCTGACTAAAGGATATATTCAGGAACCCAAAGATTTTATCAATTCTTGCCCGCACATGAGCCTTGTATTTGGTGAAAAAGACGCAGAATACCTTAAAAAACGTTATGATAAAATGAGTAAATCCGTTCTTTTTGAAGGAATGGAATTTTCCACAGATCATGAGAAACTGAGAGAATGGATTCCTCTGGTAATGAGCAAAAGAAATAAATCTGAGGTAATGGCTGCCACCAAAATGGATATGGGAACCGATGTTAATTTCGGGACATTGACCAGGAAAATGGGGAGACACTTGCTGGAAGATTCCAATGTAGAAGTATTTTTATACCACGAAGTGAAAGACATCGATCCGAGAGAAGACGGAAAATGGGAGATGAAAGTAAAAGACAGAATCCATAACCATAAACAGGAAGTCGTTGCAGACTTTGTCTTTATCGGAGCTGGAGGATATGCACTCCCGTTACTGGATAGTTCAGATATTAAGGAAAGTGAAGGATATGGTGGTTTCCCGGTTTCAGGACAATGGCTGGTAACCCACAACCAGGAATTGGTGGAAAAACACCAGGCTAAAGTTTATACGCAGGCTACAGTAGATGCTCCTCCTATGTCTGTTCCACACCTTGACCTTAGGATTATCGATGGTAAAAAGGCTCTTCTTTTCGGTCCTTTTGCAGGTTTTTCAACAAAATTCCTGAAAGAAGGAAGCTACCTTGACCTGCCGGAAAGTGTGAATACCAAAAACTTAAGATCCCTGTTTGGAGCATGGTGGCATAATATTCCATTAACAAAATATCTTATCCAGCAGGTAGCGATGACCAAATCTCAAAGGATACAACACCTGAGAGAGTTCATCAAAGATGCGAAGGAAGAAGATTGGGAATTGAAGGTAGCCGGACAAAGAGTACAGATCATCAAAAAAGATGAGAAAGAAGGAGGTAAGCTGGAATTCGGAACGGAAGTGGTTGTTAATCAAAAAGGAACAATAGCGTCACTATTGGGGGCTTCGCCGGGAGCTTCAACGGCAGTACATGCGATGCTGAACGTTATTGAGAAATGTTTTCCTGAAAAGCTTCATGGAGAATGGAAAAGCAAGCTTCTCGAAATGGTCCCGTCTTACGGTAAAAAATTAGCTGAACATCCGGAACTTACCAAAGAGTTGAGAGACTATACAAAAGAAAAATTAGAATTAAAATACTAA
- a CDS encoding GNAT family N-acetyltransferase, which produces MVSLKFFNPGDFSGINYVLDEDQLRFTASVEQALENIKARNGKDAFPIIILEDENPAGFFVLDFGKDKLDMTDNEHAVLIRSLSVNPAMQGRGIGKEAMMKVDDFVRKHFGNCNEIVLAVNQKNQSAYHLYTRTGYSYDGKTRAGRSGLQYLMYKKL; this is translated from the coding sequence ATGGTAAGTCTGAAATTTTTTAATCCTGGTGATTTTTCCGGAATCAATTATGTTCTGGACGAAGATCAGCTGCGTTTTACAGCATCAGTAGAACAGGCGTTGGAAAATATAAAGGCTCGGAACGGGAAGGATGCCTTTCCCATCATCATATTGGAGGATGAAAATCCTGCAGGCTTTTTTGTACTTGATTTTGGAAAAGATAAATTGGATATGACAGACAATGAGCATGCAGTCCTGATACGGTCTTTATCCGTAAATCCTGCTATGCAGGGCAGGGGTATCGGAAAAGAAGCTATGATGAAGGTTGATGATTTTGTAAGAAAACATTTCGGAAACTGCAATGAAATTGTACTGGCTGTTAATCAGAAAAACCAATCTGCCTATCATCTTTATACCCGGACAGGATATTCCTATGATGGAAAAACCAGGGCCGGAAGAAGTGGCCTTCAGTATCTGATGTACAAAAAACTTTAA
- a CDS encoding GMC family oxidoreductase N-terminal domain-containing protein: MDRKEFIRTSALAISGLYFLHSELFRAAERKNFQIKENFDVPIVIIGSGYGGAVSALRLCEAGKKVILLEMGLNWEKAGIPFSNLLKPGKSSAWLKKKSIAPFMNIFPLTPFTGTLDRLDFENINIWVGRGVGGGSLVNGGMAVTPKENYFKEVFPDLDAEKFYNYYFPLVHKELKVNIISEQFLKDCPYYKFTRVGEKEAHKAGFKTIRVPNVYDFRYMEKEFRNEVPRSALNTEVIYGNNYGKNSLDKTYLKKALETGNLEILDLHRVDTIRMNTDKSYTLQVQQTDTAGATIAHKIFNCKKLVLSAGTMGTLQLLLHSNAIHDLPLHKHIGKNWGNNGNFMTGRNWVKPLSGGTGAKQSTIPVGGIDNWDDAEHPFFTEIAPLPMGMDVATALYLLINRVDKKGEVYYDPTNQSLKLNWDKSNTVKMRENARYFVRKMNQANGGTRSHFLFHNGFGPDICYHPLGGCVLGESTDEYGKLKGHENLYILDGSLIPGTIGVNPFVTITAIAEYCIENLIRKNEFSV, encoded by the coding sequence ATGGACAGAAAAGAATTCATCAGGACAAGCGCATTAGCTATATCAGGTTTGTATTTCCTTCATTCTGAATTATTCCGGGCTGCAGAAAGGAAAAATTTTCAGATAAAAGAGAATTTTGATGTTCCGATTGTGATTATCGGCAGCGGATATGGAGGTGCAGTATCTGCCCTGCGTCTCTGTGAAGCCGGAAAAAAAGTAATATTACTTGAAATGGGCCTGAATTGGGAAAAAGCAGGAATTCCGTTTTCAAACCTTCTGAAACCAGGGAAAAGCTCCGCCTGGCTGAAAAAGAAAAGCATTGCTCCTTTTATGAATATTTTTCCTTTAACTCCTTTCACCGGAACGCTTGACCGGCTGGATTTTGAAAACATAAATATATGGGTAGGAAGAGGAGTTGGCGGGGGCTCACTCGTTAATGGAGGAATGGCAGTAACGCCAAAAGAAAACTACTTCAAGGAAGTTTTCCCCGATCTTGATGCAGAAAAGTTCTACAATTATTATTTCCCATTAGTGCATAAGGAACTCAAAGTAAATATTATCAGTGAACAATTTCTGAAGGATTGTCCCTATTATAAATTTACAAGAGTAGGTGAAAAAGAGGCACATAAAGCAGGTTTTAAAACCATCAGGGTTCCCAATGTATATGATTTCAGGTATATGGAAAAAGAATTCCGGAATGAAGTTCCAAGATCTGCCCTTAACACAGAAGTAATCTACGGAAATAATTACGGTAAAAACAGCCTGGATAAAACCTATCTCAAAAAAGCACTTGAAACCGGCAACCTTGAAATCCTTGACCTTCATCGGGTGGATACCATCCGGATGAATACCGACAAAAGTTACACTTTACAGGTTCAGCAGACCGATACAGCAGGGGCTACCATTGCTCACAAGATATTCAACTGTAAAAAGCTTGTTCTTTCGGCCGGTACTATGGGAACTCTGCAACTTTTATTGCATTCCAATGCAATACATGATCTTCCCCTTCATAAACATATCGGAAAAAACTGGGGTAATAACGGAAACTTTATGACCGGGAGAAACTGGGTAAAACCATTATCGGGAGGAACCGGTGCCAAGCAATCTACAATCCCCGTTGGCGGCATTGATAACTGGGATGATGCTGAACATCCTTTTTTCACAGAAATTGCTCCTTTACCCATGGGAATGGATGTTGCCACGGCACTATATTTATTGATCAATAGAGTTGATAAAAAAGGTGAAGTTTACTATGACCCAACCAATCAATCCCTTAAATTGAACTGGGATAAAAGCAATACAGTAAAAATGAGAGAAAATGCCCGGTACTTTGTAAGAAAGATGAACCAGGCCAATGGTGGAACCAGGAGCCACTTTCTCTTTCACAACGGCTTCGGGCCAGATATATGCTATCATCCGCTTGGTGGCTGTGTATTAGGAGAATCTACTGATGAATATGGTAAATTAAAAGGTCACGAGAATCTGTACATCCTGGATGGATCATTAATTCCCGGAACTATTGGTGTAAATCCGTTCGTGACGATTACTGCCATTGCTGAATATTGTATAGAAAATCTGATCAGAAAAAATGAATTTTCTGTATAA
- a CDS encoding DUF1684 domain-containing protein, with the protein MKKYIILFLLLPLWAFSQKALSKEEKEVRKFQKELNAEYFNPKETPLRGDNFKNFKGHPFFPFDPKYRINAKFIKSKDTQPFDLPTSSGKTKSYQEYGKATFTLDGKLYTLTLYQSLDLIKQKKYKNYLFLPFRDATNEKETYGGGKYMDLRIPEGNTIVLDFNQSYQPYCAYNAYDYNCPVVPEENKLPVEIRAGVMYQDIYHH; encoded by the coding sequence ATGAAAAAATATATAATACTCTTTTTGCTCCTTCCACTATGGGCTTTTTCTCAAAAGGCACTTTCAAAGGAAGAGAAAGAGGTCCGGAAATTTCAGAAAGAACTTAATGCTGAATATTTTAATCCAAAAGAGACTCCGTTAAGAGGAGACAACTTTAAAAACTTTAAAGGTCATCCTTTTTTTCCATTTGATCCTAAATACAGGATAAATGCAAAATTTATCAAATCAAAAGATACCCAACCTTTTGATCTTCCTACCTCTTCCGGAAAGACAAAATCTTATCAGGAATATGGTAAAGCAACATTTACATTGGATGGTAAACTTTATACCCTGACATTATATCAAAGCCTGGATCTAATCAAACAGAAGAAATATAAAAATTATCTTTTCCTTCCGTTCCGTGATGCGACCAATGAAAAAGAAACCTATGGCGGAGGAAAGTATATGGATCTGAGAATTCCGGAAGGGAATACCATTGTGCTGGATTTTAACCAGTCTTATCAGCCATATTGTGCATATAATGCTTATGACTACAATTGTCCTGTTGTTCCTGAGGAAAACAAACTTCCTGTGGAAATACGTGCCGGTGTAATGTATCAGGACATTTATCATCATTAA
- a CDS encoding AadS family aminoglycoside 6-adenylyltransferase: MITREEKLQQIIQWCENNPDIRAALLTSSLVNPHAPVDDFSDLDIELVFQNRSVYEADHTWLDLFGEPISMIEEDDTVFDGKHAMKMVLYKDHVKVDFKLYQVADFLKDIDLEVLPDDWDLGYRVLIDKDNLTENIKAPTYQSIMIQKPDEQKFRQLINDFWWDTTYVAKCLKRGDIFYAKFMSENILRTDYLVPLIEWYIANLHSWHNITTNKHGRLFKKYLPANIWKDIESTFSGSDIEENWIALFAFADLVHNLATDLALKLGFVYPEQLENDIRNYLSEVRALP; the protein is encoded by the coding sequence ATGATAACAAGAGAAGAAAAGCTTCAACAAATTATACAATGGTGTGAAAATAATCCGGATATCCGGGCTGCTTTACTTACCAGTTCATTAGTGAATCCTCATGCTCCTGTAGATGATTTCAGTGACCTGGATATAGAACTTGTTTTTCAGAACAGAAGTGTCTATGAAGCTGATCATACATGGCTTGATCTTTTCGGGGAACCCATTTCTATGATTGAAGAAGATGATACGGTTTTTGACGGAAAACATGCCATGAAGATGGTTTTATACAAAGACCATGTCAAGGTGGATTTTAAGCTGTATCAGGTAGCGGATTTTCTGAAAGATATTGATCTGGAGGTACTGCCTGATGATTGGGATCTTGGATATAGGGTTTTGATAGATAAGGATAACCTGACTGAAAATATAAAAGCTCCCACTTATCAGTCTATCATGATCCAAAAGCCAGATGAGCAAAAATTCAGACAACTGATAAATGATTTCTGGTGGGATACTACCTATGTAGCGAAATGCCTGAAACGTGGCGATATTTTCTATGCCAAATTTATGTCTGAAAATATTCTCAGAACAGATTATCTGGTTCCTTTGATAGAATGGTATATTGCAAATCTTCATAGCTGGCACAATATAACGACGAATAAACATGGCAGACTTTTTAAAAAATATCTTCCGGCAAACATATGGAAAGACATTGAGTCTACCTTTTCTGGAAGTGATATTGAAGAGAACTGGATCGCCTTATTCGCCTTTGCAGATCTGGTTCATAATCTGGCAACTGATCTGGCTCTAAAGCTTGGATTTGTTTATCCTGAGCAATTAGAAAATGATATCAGGAATTATCTTTCTGAAGTAAGGGCTTTACCATGA